Part of the Candidatus Parcubacteria bacterium genome, TTCTCTTTTTTCGAATCGGCTCTAAAAATTCATTTATTGCCTTGGCGATTCTTTTTTTACAAGCAACGCAGCCGATCTCCCCTTTCTTGCATTGTTCTCTAATCTCATCTATATCTTTATTAGCAAATGCTTTGTAATATTGGAATATATTACAAACTTCTGGATGGCCTTTATCAAAAGAATGTATTCTTTTAGGATCAGTAATGGCTCTGTTAATTTTCTCCTCTACTGCTTTTTGAGAATCAGAAAGATTAATGGCATTGTTAAAACTTTTTGACATTTTTCTGCCGTCAAGACCTGGAAGACGCGCTACTTCGCTTGTCAACGCTTCTGGTATAGGAAAAACTCTGCCGAACAAGCGATTAAAATCCCTGGCTATTTCTCTTGTCTGTTCAATATGGGAAAGCTGATCTTCTCCTACTGGCACCAAATCTGCCCTGACGCAAAGAATATCAGCTGCTTGAGCAATCGGCCAGCCAATAAACCCATAGCTTGCCTTTGAAATGCCTCTGGTTTTTATTTCTTCTTTTATGGTCGGGTTTCTTTTTACTCGAGGCAAGCTCACAAACATTGAGAAAAGAAGCATTAACTCGGCAATCTGAGGAATTTTTGATTCAATAAAAATAAAGCTTTTCTTAGGATCTATTCCCAAAGATAAATAATCAAGAACAAGCCCATTTATGTTTTTCTCAAGCTCTTTTGTTCTGGATAAATGGTCTGTAAGAAACTCATAATCAGAAATAATAAAAAAGCATTCATATTTGTCCTGAAGCTTTACTCTGTTTTCCAATGAACCTACATAATGTCCGAGATGTAAAGGGCCAGTGGGCCTGTCGCCTGTCAAAATTCTTTTTCTATTTATTGTTTTTGTCATTTTTATTCTTTGATTACGCGCAGAACTTCCTCAATACTGGTAAGCCCTTGCGCCGCCTTGACAAACCCATCCTCAATCATTGTTACCATTCCATCTCTCTGCGCCTGCTCCTGAATTTGGTCAGAAGTGGCTCCTTTTATAATTAGTTCTTTTATACTTTCAGTTATAGCAAGAACCTCGTAAATGCCAATTCTTCCTTTATACCCATCCTGACAATCCTTTGATGAAATTGGCTTGTAAAACACAATGTCTTCAATACCCTGATTCTTTTTTGCTATTTTTTCTTTTTCCAAAATTTGCTGAATTTTTTCTAAATTGCAATATTTCTCTAGGTTTTTAATTTCTGACGCTTTTAATTTGTATGCCTGTTTATTGGAGCAAAACCGCCTAACTAATCTTTGAGCAATAACAACATTTAAAGTAGAAGTAATTAAAAACGGTTCTGCTTTCATATCAATAAGACGGGGGATAGCGCCAGCTGCGTTAGTAGTATGTAAAGTAGATAATACCAAATGGCCGGTCAAAGCGGCATTAATAGCTAATCCAGCAGTTTCTTTGTCTCTGATCTCACCGACCATAATTATATCCGGGTCCTGCCGAACTAAAGAACGCAAGCCGTT contains:
- the trpS gene encoding tryptophan--tRNA ligase — encoded protein: MTKTINRKRILTGDRPTGPLHLGHYVGSLENRVKLQDKYECFFIISDYEFLTDHLSRTKELEKNINGLVLDYLSLGIDPKKSFIFIESKIPQIAELMLLFSMFVSLPRVKRNPTIKEEIKTRGISKASYGFIGWPIAQAADILCVRADLVPVGEDQLSHIEQTREIARDFNRLFGRVFPIPEALTSEVARLPGLDGRKMSKSFNNAINLSDSQKAVEEKINRAITDPKRIHSFDKGHPEVCNIFQYYKAFANKDIDEIREQCKKGEIGCVACKKRIAKAINEFLEPIRKKRNYYNKQKGIIKDVLNAGNKKTEKEAAKTLELVKQKMHLGYKSIL